One region of Oryza glaberrima chromosome 7, OglaRS2, whole genome shotgun sequence genomic DNA includes:
- the LOC127780200 gene encoding uncharacterized protein LOC127780200 codes for MHLTKNLCGLHLEPTEKGSHYLSPASYTLSKKEKESMFQCLESIKVPSGYSSNIKRIISTKDKKFTNLKSHDCHVLMTQLLPVIIRGILPDNVRAIVMKLCAFMNAIS; via the exons atgcacctcactaagaacctttgc GGCCTTCATCTGGAACCGActgagaaaggaagccattacttgagtccagcgaGCTACACCCTGagcaagaaagagaaagagagtatgtttcaatgcctagagagcatcaaggtaccatcCGGATACTCCTCGAATATAAagagaataataagcacgaaggataagaagttcacaaacctaaagtctcatgactgtcacgtgctgatgacacaactgcttcCTGTTATAATTCGTGGTATCCTTCCTGATAATGTCCGGGCAATAGTAATGAAgctttgtgctttcatgaacgcaatttcatAG